A genomic segment from Thalassoglobus sp. JC818 encodes:
- a CDS encoding P-loop NTPase fold protein, whose amino-acid sequence MEEENRKRVPHTMAELFKNVTNCFPSFSEKYEPATKEDQLEALLPVSDPQTYQRYASAFSTIIEQNVTCVSVTGPYGAGKTSLINAFCDHNPKLRFIRISLATFEGDNEEAISSDRIEKSILQQLIYSASREQLEYSRFKKIRKPTWLLAKAFLLSVCAILTGVAIKYWNLLEQFASEADHWKHFVVLGIVGLFWLASFLYIVYKILKTSSGLSVKRLSLKNAEIETEDKSKESVFNKHLDEIIYFFQETPCDIVIIEDLDRFGKTEIFTKIREINQLINANPDVGPRTEKPIVFLFAIRDDLFKGKDRTKFFDLLIPVIPFVSAGNAYDVLYKKLVKAGLREGLQEKFLRQVTVYVTDNRHLVNIVNEYSLYRNTLSDSNLDPNKLFAIILYKVFFFERFRQTAHEQRRACKPC is encoded by the coding sequence ATGGAAGAGGAAAATAGAAAACGAGTTCCTCACACCATGGCGGAACTATTCAAGAATGTAACGAATTGCTTCCCCTCTTTCTCCGAAAAGTATGAACCGGCGACCAAAGAGGATCAGCTCGAAGCGCTTTTGCCTGTCTCAGATCCGCAAACTTACCAACGCTATGCCAGCGCGTTCAGCACAATCATCGAACAAAACGTCACCTGCGTATCTGTAACTGGTCCCTATGGTGCAGGAAAAACGAGTCTCATCAATGCTTTTTGCGACCACAACCCAAAGCTGAGATTCATTCGAATCTCGCTGGCGACTTTCGAGGGCGACAACGAAGAAGCAATATCATCAGACAGAATTGAAAAAAGCATTCTTCAGCAGCTGATCTACAGCGCGAGTAGAGAGCAGTTGGAGTATTCACGCTTTAAGAAGATTAGGAAGCCGACTTGGTTGCTAGCAAAGGCATTCCTCCTGAGTGTTTGTGCAATCTTGACGGGAGTAGCGATAAAGTACTGGAATCTGCTCGAACAATTCGCCTCTGAGGCGGATCACTGGAAGCACTTTGTGGTACTCGGGATTGTCGGATTATTTTGGTTAGCCTCTTTTCTCTATATCGTCTACAAAATTCTTAAGACGAGTTCGGGGCTCTCGGTCAAGAGACTGTCTCTCAAGAATGCCGAGATCGAGACCGAGGACAAATCTAAAGAGTCTGTGTTCAACAAGCACTTGGACGAGATCATTTACTTCTTCCAGGAAACTCCGTGTGACATCGTCATCATCGAAGACCTGGATCGTTTCGGAAAGACTGAGATCTTCACGAAAATTCGTGAGATCAATCAACTCATCAATGCCAATCCGGATGTAGGTCCACGAACAGAGAAGCCGATTGTCTTCCTCTTCGCGATCCGAGATGACCTGTTTAAGGGAAAGGACCGGACCAAGTTCTTCGATTTACTTATCCCAGTAATCCCTTTCGTTAGTGCAGGAAATGCTTACGACGTTCTCTACAAGAAACTAGTGAAGGCAGGACTTAGGGAGGGACTGCAAGAAAAGTTTCTTCGTCAGGTCACGGTCTATGTCACGGACAATCGTCACTTGGTGAATATCGTGAACGAGTACTCCCTATATCGCAACACCCTTTCTGACTCCAATCTCGATCCGAACAAGCTTTTTGCAATAATACTGTACAAAGTGTTTTTTTTCGAGCGATTTCGGCAAACTGCACATGAACAAAGGAGAGCTTGCAAACCTTGTTGA